Proteins from one Romboutsia sp. CE17 genomic window:
- the fabF gene encoding beta-ketoacyl-ACP synthase II, with amino-acid sequence MSRRVVITGVGAVTPIGNNVNEFWENAKNGKLGIDFIKSIDTENLDVKIAGEVKDLRVEDYLDKKESRRLDRFTQYALIASEEAIKNSGLNIDEVDKNKFGVMVGSGIGGFHTHEHEFSTLYNKGPKRISPMYIPMTIINAAAANIAIKYNAKATCTSAVTACATGTNNIGDAFRYIKHGYADVMISGGCESSITPIAIAGFNNMRALNSNNDPQRASIPFDKDRSGFVMGEGAGILVMESLDHALNRNANILCEIVGYGSTCDAYHITSPDPEGESASKAMENAICEANIRPNEVSYINAHGTSTPYNDLFETRAIKKVFKEDAKNIPISSIKSMTGHLLGAAGAVESIACIKALQEGFIPPTIGYSESEEELDLDYVPNVGRKCNLKYAINNSLGFGGHNASLLFKKWE; translated from the coding sequence ATGAGTAGAAGAGTAGTTATAACAGGAGTAGGGGCAGTAACCCCTATTGGTAATAATGTAAATGAATTTTGGGAAAATGCTAAAAATGGTAAACTAGGAATTGATTTTATAAAATCTATAGATACAGAAAATCTAGATGTAAAAATTGCTGGAGAAGTAAAAGATTTAAGAGTTGAAGATTACTTAGATAAAAAGGAAAGCAGACGACTTGATAGGTTTACGCAATATGCGCTTATAGCAAGTGAAGAGGCTATAAAAAATTCAGGTCTTAACATAGATGAAGTTGATAAAAATAAGTTTGGAGTAATGGTTGGTTCTGGGATAGGTGGATTCCATACTCATGAACATGAGTTTAGTACCTTATATAATAAGGGACCTAAAAGAATATCTCCAATGTATATACCTATGACAATAATAAATGCAGCTGCAGCTAATATTGCAATAAAATATAATGCTAAAGCTACTTGTACATCAGCGGTTACTGCATGTGCAACAGGAACAAATAATATCGGTGATGCTTTTAGATATATAAAGCATGGTTATGCAGATGTAATGATAAGTGGTGGTTGTGAATCTTCTATAACACCTATCGCAATAGCAGGATTTAATAATATGAGGGCATTAAATTCTAATAATGACCCACAAAGAGCTTCAATACCTTTTGACAAAGATAGAAGTGGCTTTGTAATGGGAGAAGGTGCAGGAATTTTAGTTATGGAAAGTTTAGACCATGCCTTAAATAGAAATGCAAATATACTATGTGAAATTGTTGGGTATGGATCAACTTGCGATGCATACCATATAACATCTCCAGATCCAGAAGGAGAAAGTGCATCTAAGGCTATGGAAAATGCAATATGTGAAGCTAATATTAGACCTAATGAGGTTTCCTATATAAATGCTCATGGGACATCTACACCTTATAATGATTTATTTGAAACAAGGGCAATAAAGAAAGTATTTAAAGAAGATGCTAAAAATATACCTATATCATCAATTAAATCAATGACTGGACACTTATTAGGTGCAGCTGGAGCTGTAGAGTCAATTGCTTGTATAAAAGCTTTACAAGAAGGATTTATACCTCCAACTATAGGTTATAGTGAAAGTGAAGAGGAATTAGATTTAGATTATGTACCTAATGTAGGAAGAAAATGTAATTTAAAGTACGCCATAAATAACTCATTGGGTTTTGGTGGACATAATGCATCACTTTTATTTAAAAAGTGGGAGTAA
- the accB gene encoding acetyl-CoA carboxylase biotin carboxyl carrier protein, with amino-acid sequence MNYSELKELIELINNSDLSYFEMQDGKEYIKMDKSISRNYTSASNEVIDSRSLSKLAITDIDDNLQLESPNTHLLTLDGNLNNINKDKDKNSNEDDIEFIKSPIVGTFYESVSPDSEPFVSVGQKVSKGEVVCIIEAMKLMNEISAEFDCEIISISGENGKMVQYGDPLFKIRRI; translated from the coding sequence ATGAATTATAGTGAATTAAAAGAGCTTATAGAATTAATTAATAACTCTGATTTATCTTATTTTGAAATGCAAGATGGAAAAGAATATATAAAAATGGATAAGTCTATTTCTAGAAATTATACAAGTGCATCAAATGAGGTAATTGATTCTAGAAGTCTAAGTAAATTAGCTATTACTGATATAGATGATAATTTACAATTAGAATCACCCAATACACATTTATTAACATTAGATGGTAATTTAAATAATATAAATAAAGATAAGGATAAAAATTCAAATGAAGATGATATTGAATTTATAAAGTCTCCTATAGTAGGAACATTTTATGAGTCTGTATCTCCTGATTCAGAACCTTTCGTAAGTGTAGGACAAAAAGTCAGCAAGGGAGAGGTTGTATGTATAATTGAAGCAATGAAGTTAATGAATGAAATTAGTGCAGAGTTTGATTGTGAAATTATAAGTATATCAGGTGAAAATGGAAAAATGGTACAGTATGGAGATCCATTATTCAAGATAAGGAGAATATAG